A region of the Oscillatoria sp. FACHB-1406 genome:
CGGTACGCCCCAACTCGATCCGCCCCCCATTGAAGCAGATACTGGCTTAAGTTTTCAGATCGAAAGTTTTAAAAGTCAAGCGATGGGAGAGGTACGAGAATACGGTGTTATTTTACCGCCCGACTATGCCACCTCACCCCAGAGACGCTACCCCGTTATTTTCCTCCTGCATGGCGGACATGGCGACGCGCGCGCTTATGAGGATAAAGCCGCCGTAACTTCCGTCTTACACGATTTGTACCGCAGCAAAAAATTACCGCCCGCGATCGTAATTACTCCCGATGGTAACGATAAGCGCGGAACGAGTCCTTTTTGGGATTCTAATTATTTTGACGGGCCGAACGGTAAAGTTGGAACGCTGATTGGTGAAGAGTTAGTCGCGGTTGTAAAGTCGCGATATCGTACCCTAGAAGACCCCAAGTTTTGGGCAATAGGCGGTCAATCTTCGGGAGGTTGGGGAGCGTTGAATATTGGCTTGCGCCACCTGGATAATTTTCAGGTTTTCTTCAGCAGTAGCGGTTATTTTACGGATAGTTCGGGCGCTGAAAATAGTCCGAACGTTTTTATTGCTAACATTCCGGCGCAGCAACGTCAAAACATTCGGATATTTTTAGATGCGGGTGAGGACGATAAAGAGTTTCGCGCCTCAACGCTACAATTTCATCAAACGCTACGAAAATTAGGCATCGGTCACGAGTATCATCTTTATCGTGGCGGTCACGGAATTGTCGGCCCGGATTCGGGTTGGAACTATTGGCACAAGCACCTTTACGACCAGTTAAGTTATGTTGGAAAACAGTATTCGTAATTCGTAGTTCGTAATTCGTAATTCATCACTCATCATTCCTCCATTCATTATTCATCATTCATCATCCATTATTCATTACTTAACCATGTCTCTTAAAAGACCGCTTCGCGCTCGAGTCAGTAAAGAAGAATATCAATTTTTACTGCGCTTGCGAGAGCAAAAACCCGCTCACAATCCTCCTAAACCTTCCGTCAGCCCTGGCGATCGCTTAGCAGATGCTTTTGCGGCGGTGATGGGGTCTTGGAGGTTTATTATTATTCAAAGTCTATTTTTAATGTTGTGGGTATTATTCAATGTGGCAGCCCGCACGCAACATTGGGATCCCTATCCTTTTATTTTGCTCAATCTGATGCTTTCTTTTCAAGCTGCTTATGCCGCACCGATTATTATGATGAGTCAAAATCGGCAAGCGGCGATCGATCGCGCTGAAGCTCGTCACGACTACGAAGTGAACCTGAAATCCGAGCTAGAAATCGAGTTGATGCAAGATAAAATTAATCTGTTGCGCGAACAAGAAATCGCCGAACTCAAAACTTTATTGCTTCAGCAGCGCCAGCAAATCGAACGTTTGGAAGCTTTTTTAGTTTCACAACAAAATCGAGAAAAAGAGAATCTAGCTCCAACAGAAGAAGGGAGTTAAAAGTTAATGCGACAGAAACAGCGAACCGCGATCGGGATTTGGAGTGCAGCAGGACTTACGGCTTTAGTTGGAGTTGTTAATTTAATTTCCGCAGCGACTCCTAGTTTCCCTTCGCGAGTTAAGTGGCTTGAAGAAATTTTTCCTTTTGAAGTGCGGGCAGGAGCGCATATTTTTGCAGCGTTAAGCGGTTTTTTTCTGCTCGCTTTGGCAACAAATTTACTGCGACGCAAACGAGTTGCTTGGATTTTAGCGATCGCGCTTTTAATTATTTCGATCGCATCCCACCTCCTCAAAGGATTAGATATCG
Encoded here:
- a CDS encoding alpha/beta hydrolase-fold protein, which produces MSWRNFLLGSFSTLLVLLGGGFWYVFVAGTPQLDPPPIEADTGLSFQIESFKSQAMGEVREYGVILPPDYATSPQRRYPVIFLLHGGHGDARAYEDKAAVTSVLHDLYRSKKLPPAIVITPDGNDKRGTSPFWDSNYFDGPNGKVGTLIGEELVAVVKSRYRTLEDPKFWAIGGQSSGGWGALNIGLRHLDNFQVFFSSSGYFTDSSGAENSPNVFIANIPAQQRQNIRIFLDAGEDDKEFRASTLQFHQTLRKLGIGHEYHLYRGGHGIVGPDSGWNYWHKHLYDQLSYVGKQYS
- a CDS encoding DUF1003 domain-containing protein, whose protein sequence is MSLKRPLRARVSKEEYQFLLRLREQKPAHNPPKPSVSPGDRLADAFAAVMGSWRFIIIQSLFLMLWVLFNVAARTQHWDPYPFILLNLMLSFQAAYAAPIIMMSQNRQAAIDRAEARHDYEVNLKSELEIELMQDKINLLREQEIAELKTLLLQQRQQIERLEAFLVSQQNREKENLAPTEEGS